Proteins encoded within one genomic window of Sminthopsis crassicaudata isolate SCR6 chromosome X, ASM4859323v1, whole genome shotgun sequence:
- the LOC141548651 gene encoding uncharacterized protein LOC141548651, translating into MEEEEEKLQIVEPEEDDDGDFQKGNTCPESKNETENEETKEESVSKQEVSKVESQVKSLVGDQGAISQDSKSGETLGSEDSSEVQQEKPEGKIPEGSPKQESDFDNGTTSTSVPPEEKECGKSSSPDPPETQPAGERPPRCQLHKYGCRLTSDYTSKSKPHSADKPHKCDQCGKAFRRSSNLIQHQKIHSGEKPYKCNECGKAFSRSTTLIHHQTIHSGEKPYECNECGKAFMASSALVRHQTIHSGERPYECNECGKAFSRNSILIEHKRIHSGEKPYECNECGKACRGSSKLIEHQRIHTGVKPYECNDCGKTFSQNSHLTQHQRIHTGVKPYQCSECGRAFRQIATFINHQRIHSGEKPYECNVCGKVFRVRSDLIRHQRIHSGERRYECNECEKTFSQSSCLIQHRRTHSGEKLYECNECGKNFSRSSNLIQHQRIHSGEKPYECSECGRAFSRSSNLIQHQMMHTRVVDLGETLCGSTAKDTLFVDKREGDSTETDDQEFVAKHKMCAEFDAQTTMWAGLLRAIPQAPDLGETSTYEGSLGSPKDGPEGTNIKDRGGGQVTTGQKTWEGAGDLGLKTEPTFQREAFEEKAHPCDPRSPSPKQNSELRKNPRPPSVKKSYECPECRKPFKGRSSLIDHLRIHSGEKPYVCLECGKAFMQNSSFVNHRRIHTGERPYQCSECGKAFRQRSSFINHKRIHSGEKPYECNECGKTFRGSSDLIKHRRIHSGEKPYECSDCGKAFRGSSALLEHQRIHRGEKPYKCHECGKDFRWSSYLIQHQRIHSGEKPYKCFECGKDFRGRSHLIRHQRIHTGEKPYGCNECEKAFRASSDLIQHQRIHSGEKPYECHECGKAFRLISTFINHQRIHSGEKPYECIKCGKAFRRNAYLIRHQRIHTEGKPYGCHECGRAFRGSSALMEHERIHRGEKPHECPDCGKAFRASSVLIDHQRIHSGEKPYQCHECGKAFRWSSDLIQHQRIHSGEKPYKCNECEKAFRRSSDLIKHQRIHSGEKPFECNACGKAFSGSSNLIRHQRIHIRE; encoded by the exons atggaggaagaagaagaaaaactgcAGATCGTGGAGCCAGAGGAGGATGATGACGGAGATTTCCAGAAGGGAAACACCTGCCCAG aATCTAAGAATGAAActgaaaatgaagaaacaaaagaagagtCTGTTTCAAAACAGGAAGTTTCCAAAGTAGAATCACAAGTCAAGTCATTGGTAGGTGACCAGGGGGCCATTTCCCAGGACTCCAAATCTGGAGAAACTTTGGGATCAGAGGACAGCTCAGAGGTACAACAGGAAAAGCCAGAAGGGAAAATACCAGAAGGCTCGCCTAAGCAAGAGAGTGATTTTGATAATGGGACCACCTCCACAAGCGTGCCGCCAGAAGAGAAGGAATGTGGCAAAAGCTCAAGTCCCGATCCACCCGAGACACAACCTGCAGGAGAGAGACCCCCGAGATGTCAGCTGCACAAATATGGCTGCAGGCTAACTTCGGATTATACGAGTAAGTCCAAACCCCACAGTGCGGACAAACCTCATAAGTGTGATCAGTGTGGCAAAGCCTTCAGGAGGAGCTCCAACCTTATTCAGCATCAGAAAATTCATAGTGGAGAGAAGCCCTACAAGTGTAATGAATGTGGCAAAGCCTTCAGTCGTAGCACAACCCTCATTCACCATCAGACGATCCACAgcggagagaaaccttatgaatgtaacgaATGCGGCAAGGCCTTCATGGCGAGTTCTGCCCTTGTCCGCCACCAGACAATTCACAGTGGAGAGCGACCCTACGAATGTAACGAGTGCGGCAAAGCCTTCAGCCGCAATTCCATCCTTATCGAGCATAAGAGGATTCACAGCGGAGAGAAACCTTacgaatgtaatgaatgtggaaaagcctgcCGGGGGAGTTCCAAACTTATTGAgcaccagagaattcacactggagtgaaaccctatgaatgtaatgactgtggaaagactttcagtcAGAACTCACACCTCACTCAGcatcaaagaatccacactggagtaaAGCCCTATCAGTGCAGTGAGTGTGGCAGGGCCTTCAGGCAGATCGCCACTTTTATTAACCATCAGCGAATTCACAGTGGAGAGAAGCCCTACGAATGCAATGTGTGTGGGAAAGTCTTCAGGGTGAGGTCCGATCTCATTCGCCACCAGAGAATTCATAGTGGAGAGAGACGCTACGAATGTAACGAGTGTGAGAAAACCTTCAGTCAGAGCTCATGCCTTATCCAACACAGGAGGACTCACAGTGGGGAGAAACTCTACGAATGTAATGAGTGCGGGAAGAATTTTAGTCGGAGTTCAAACCTCATTCAACATCAGCGCATTCACAGCGGAGAGAAGCCCTATGAATGTAGTGAATGTGGCAGAGCCTTCAGCAGGAGCTCCAACCTGATTCAGCATCAGATGATGCACACGAGAGT TGTTGACTTGGGGGAAACCCTCTGTGGCAGTACTGCCAAAGATACTCTATTCGTGGACAAAAGGGAAG GTGACAGCACTGAGACAGATGACCAGGAGTTTGTGGCAAAGCACAAGATGTGTGCGGAATTTGATGCCCAAACAACTATGTGGGCAGGTCTTCTGAGAGCCATTCCCCAGGCCCCTGACTTGGGGGAAACCTCTACATATGAGGGCAGTTTAGGGAGCCCAAAAGATGGCCCAGAAGGCACAAACATAAAAGATAGAGGGGGTGGTCAGGTGACCACTGGTCAGAAAACCTGGGAGGGCGCTGGTGATCTGGGCTTAAAAACCGAGCCGACATTTCAGAGAGAGGCCTTTGAAGAGAAAGCCCATCCTTGTGATCCGCGTAGCCCAAGTCCTAAACAGAATTCAGAACTTCGGAAAAACCCGAGACCCCCGAGCGTGAAGAAATCCTACGAATGTCCGGAGTGTAGGAAGCCCTTCAAAGGGAGATCCAGCCTTATTGACCACTTGAGAATTCACAGTGGAGAGAAACCCTACGTATGCCTTGAGTGCGGCAAAGCCTTCATGCAAAACTCAAGCTTTGTTAACCATcggagaatccatactggagagaggCCCTATCAGTGTAGCGAGTGTGGCAAGGCCTTCCGGCAGAGATCCAGCTTTATCAACCATAAGAGAATTCACAGTGGAGAGAAACCCTACGAGTGTAACGAATGCGGGAAGACCTTCAGGGGAAGCTCAGACCTTATTAAACATCGGAGAATTCATAGTGGGGAGAAGCCCTACGAATGCAGTGACTGCGGCAAGGCCTTCCGTGGGAGCTCAGCCCTTCTGGAACATCAGCGGATCCACAGAGGGGAAAAGCCGTACAAGTGTCATGAATGTGGCAAAGATTTCAGATGGAGTTCATACCTTATtcagcatcagagaattcacagtGGCGAGAAACCCTACAAGTGCTTCGAATGTGGGAAAGACTTCAGGGGAAGATCTCACCTGATTCGCcaccagagaattcacactggagaaaagcCCTATGGGTGCAATGAATGCGAGAAAGCCTTCAGGGCTAGTTCCGATCTAATTCAACATCAGAGAATACACAGTGGGGAGAAACCTTATGAGTGccatgaatgtggaaaagccttcagatTGATTTCAACCTTTATCAACCATCAGAGAATACACAGTGGAGAAAAGCCCTACGAGTGTATCAAATGTGGGAAGGCTTTCAGAAGGAACGCGTACCTTATTCggcatcagagaatccatacagAAGGAAAACCCTATGGTTGTCACGAATGTGGAAGAGCTTTCAGAGGGAGCTCAGCCCTGATGGAACACGAAAGGATTCACAGGGGAGAGAAACCGCACGAGTGTCCCGATTGTGGCAAGGCCTTCAGAGCCAGCTCAGTCCTTATTGACCATCAGCGAATCCACAGCGGGGAGAAACCCTACCAATGTCATGAATGCGGCAAGGCCTTTAGGTGGAGTTCAGATCTCattcaacatcagagaatccacagtgGGGAGAAACCTTATAAGTGTAATGAATGCGAGAAAGCTTTCAGGAGGAGCTCTGACCTCATTaagcatcagagaattcatagtgGAGAAAAGCCTTTTGAATGTAATGCCTGCGGAAAAGCTTTTAGTGGGAGTTCCAATCTTATTagacatcaaagaattcatattcGTGAATAA